A window of Halomonas sp. GFAJ-1 contains these coding sequences:
- a CDS encoding arsenic-transporting ATPase — protein MQAVLNRRLLWVGGKGGVGKTTVAASLAVLAARRGKRVLVVSTDPAHSLGDVFDRALSDIPRRLLPNLDAMEIDPDIEVEAHLARVVKQMRRYAAPEMMQELERQMRLTRQSPGTQEAALLERLARLMVDDSAPYDLIIFDTAPTGHTLRLLTLPEAMAAWTDGLLAHNRKSAELGKVLEHLTPKRGRDVATPFDDPTVDPLDDLDERTRDVAKTLIDRRRLFHQARRRIEDSKACSFLFVMTPERLPILETDRAVKALEEVHIPVAGVLINRLIPIEADGDFLQARREQEATYLTRIDELFERLPRPTLPWLPTDVQGIEVLEMLAQKLEQQGF, from the coding sequence ATGCAAGCAGTACTGAACCGTCGCCTGCTCTGGGTAGGTGGCAAAGGCGGCGTGGGTAAAACCACCGTCGCCGCTTCCTTAGCAGTGCTTGCTGCTAGACGTGGAAAACGGGTACTAGTGGTATCCACCGATCCAGCGCATAGCCTGGGCGATGTGTTTGATCGCGCACTGTCGGATATACCGCGCCGTTTATTGCCCAATTTGGATGCCATGGAGATCGATCCTGACATCGAAGTAGAGGCGCATCTGGCCCGTGTGGTTAAACAAATGCGCCGTTATGCTGCGCCCGAAATGATGCAGGAGCTAGAGCGCCAAATGCGCCTTACCCGACAGTCGCCAGGCACCCAGGAGGCTGCTTTGCTTGAGCGGTTAGCGCGGCTGATGGTGGATGATAGTGCGCCTTATGACCTAATTATTTTCGATACCGCCCCCACTGGGCATACCCTTCGCCTGTTAACGCTGCCGGAGGCGATGGCAGCCTGGACAGACGGGCTGTTGGCGCATAACCGCAAGTCGGCAGAGCTGGGTAAGGTGCTTGAGCATTTAACGCCCAAGCGGGGCCGCGATGTTGCAACACCCTTTGACGACCCAACGGTAGACCCGTTAGACGATCTGGACGAGCGCACCCGGGATGTCGCCAAAACGCTAATTGATCGGCGGCGCCTATTCCATCAAGCCAGAAGGCGTATTGAAGATTCTAAGGCGTGTAGCTTTTTATTTGTGATGACACCTGAGCGGCTGCCGATTTTAGAAACTGATCGTGCCGTGAAAGCCCTTGAAGAGGTGCACATACCGGTTGCTGGCGTACTGATCAATCGCCTGATACCTATAGAAGCAGACGGTGACTTCCTTCAGGCGCGCCGGGAGCAGGAAGCCACCTACCTTACGCGTATTGATGAACTATTTGAGCGTTTACCACGCCCGACGTTGCCTTGGTTGCCTACCGATGTGCAAGGAATTGAAGTGTTAGAGATGTTGGCGCAAAAGCTTGAGCAACAGGGATTTTAA
- a CDS encoding two-component system response regulator encodes MAKVLVVDDEPNILLSLEFLMEQAGFEVVTAEDGEQALEQVNSASPDLLLLDISLPGMSGFDVLERLRGQEATAQLPIIMLTAHGRDVEREKGMALGADDYITKPFSTQSLVEKVKALLTEEQP; translated from the coding sequence ATGGCCAAAGTGCTTGTGGTCGATGACGAACCCAACATTTTGCTGTCGTTAGAGTTTCTAATGGAGCAAGCAGGTTTTGAAGTCGTCACCGCCGAAGATGGTGAACAGGCGTTGGAGCAGGTAAACAGCGCCTCACCTGATCTCTTGCTACTAGACATTAGCCTGCCGGGCATGAGCGGCTTTGATGTACTGGAGCGTCTGCGTGGTCAAGAAGCCACTGCCCAATTGCCGATTATTATGCTTACCGCCCACGGGCGTGATGTAGAACGCGAAAAGGGCATGGCCCTGGGCGCCGACGACTACATTACCAAACCCTTCTCAACTCAATCTTTAGTTGAAAAAGTTAAAGCCCTGTTAACTGAGGAGCAGCCATGA
- a CDS encoding DNA helicase: protein MHDDPSSGSSSRRDKLRAWLDQARFFTEEVYSARYRGAIARARRDEDDLFMLLVFSEMMGLENPAGYYTLELQPLLLERFHDWHKRMGMEHSPLDHFRCC from the coding sequence ATGCACGATGACCCATCATCTGGGTCGTCGTCGCGTCGCGATAAATTACGGGCTTGGCTAGACCAAGCCCGTTTTTTTACCGAAGAGGTTTATAGCGCTCGCTATCGGGGTGCTATTGCTCGGGCACGGCGTGACGAAGATGACCTATTCATGCTGCTGGTATTCTCTGAAATGATGGGGCTTGAAAACCCCGCTGGCTACTACACCCTTGAGCTACAGCCGCTGCTGCTGGAACGCTTCCACGACTGGCACAAACGGATGGGGATGGAGCACTCGCCCTTGGATCATTTCCGCTGTTGTTGA
- a CDS encoding carbon starvation protein CstA, which yields MSAIVLLVVGLAAMALGYFVYSKFIAEKIYQLDPDFKTPAHEFEDGVDYVPTNRFVLWGHHFTSVAGAAPIVGPAIAVIWGWAPAFLWVVLGTIFFAGIHDFGAIWASVRNKAKSVGALTGDVVGKRARSIFMIVIFLVLLMVNAVFAVVIAGLMMNFSSAVVPVWGAIIVALIIGQLIYRRILSLPVVSIIGVAALYLLIGIGPSVPVQMPAEVAGMSGNAVWILILFGYAAIASLLPVWMLLQPRDYINGLQLFIGLIILYGALVLLNPTLVAPAFNSDVPAGTPSLIPLLFVTIACGAISGFHGLVSSGTTSKQLNRETDARFVGYFGAVGEGMLALAAILAATAGFATLGDWQAMYSAFGQGGVNAFVEGGAFIIHNGIGLPEATAATLLTVMAALFAGTTMDTGLRLQRYIFQEWGDIYNQQWMKKPAIATGLAVGSCLLLAFGAGGADGSGGLIIWPLFGTTNQLLAGLTLLVITVMLVRMRRPMWYTLAPLCFLLVMTILALLIQLRTFWNQGNMFLLVLDVVVLIAAIMVAMECASALKRSRADMAAQSD from the coding sequence ATGAGTGCTATTGTCCTGCTGGTGGTAGGCCTTGCGGCAATGGCCTTAGGGTATTTTGTATACTCTAAGTTCATTGCAGAAAAGATCTACCAGTTAGATCCTGACTTTAAAACCCCTGCCCATGAGTTTGAAGATGGCGTTGATTACGTACCCACCAATCGGTTTGTGCTGTGGGGCCACCACTTTACATCGGTAGCCGGTGCGGCGCCTATTGTTGGGCCTGCTATTGCGGTTATCTGGGGCTGGGCACCCGCTTTTTTATGGGTGGTACTGGGTACCATTTTCTTTGCTGGGATACATGATTTTGGTGCCATTTGGGCCAGTGTTCGCAATAAAGCCAAGTCGGTGGGTGCGCTAACCGGCGACGTTGTAGGTAAGCGGGCACGAAGCATCTTTATGATCGTGATTTTCCTAGTACTGCTGATGGTCAACGCTGTGTTTGCCGTGGTCATCGCTGGATTAATGATGAACTTCTCTAGCGCAGTGGTGCCGGTGTGGGGAGCTATTATTGTTGCCCTGATTATTGGCCAATTGATTTATCGCCGCATTCTTAGCCTACCGGTGGTTTCCATTATTGGTGTGGCGGCGCTTTATCTATTAATCGGCATTGGGCCCTCGGTTCCTGTTCAGATGCCTGCAGAAGTTGCCGGCATGTCAGGTAATGCGGTGTGGATTCTGATTCTATTTGGCTACGCGGCTATTGCGTCGCTGCTGCCCGTGTGGATGCTTCTTCAGCCGCGAGATTACATCAATGGTCTGCAGCTGTTTATTGGCTTGATTATCCTTTACGGTGCGTTGGTACTGTTGAACCCAACGCTAGTAGCTCCCGCCTTTAACAGCGATGTTCCGGCAGGTACGCCATCGTTGATTCCCTTGCTATTCGTGACCATTGCCTGCGGCGCTATCTCTGGGTTCCATGGATTGGTTTCCTCGGGAACAACGTCTAAACAGCTTAATAGAGAGACCGATGCTCGCTTTGTCGGCTACTTCGGGGCGGTTGGTGAAGGCATGTTAGCGCTGGCGGCTATTCTTGCAGCCACGGCAGGTTTCGCCACATTAGGTGATTGGCAGGCGATGTACAGTGCCTTCGGCCAGGGCGGTGTAAATGCCTTTGTTGAAGGGGGTGCCTTTATCATTCATAACGGTATTGGCCTGCCTGAAGCAACGGCGGCGACGCTGTTAACCGTCATGGCTGCGCTGTTCGCAGGTACTACCATGGATACTGGCCTGCGCTTGCAGCGCTATATTTTCCAAGAGTGGGGCGATATTTATAATCAGCAGTGGATGAAAAAACCTGCCATTGCCACCGGTCTAGCAGTAGGTAGCTGTTTACTGCTAGCGTTTGGTGCTGGTGGCGCCGACGGCTCTGGCGGCCTGATCATTTGGCCTCTGTTTGGTACCACTAACCAGCTATTGGCGGGACTAACGCTGTTGGTTATCACCGTGATGCTGGTGCGTATGAGACGCCCAATGTGGTACACGCTGGCGCCGCTCTGCTTCCTGCTGGTAATGACCATTCTGGCACTGCTTATCCAGCTGCGTACCTTCTGGAATCAGGGCAATATGTTCCTACTGGTGCTGGATGTCGTGGTATTGATTGCAGCCATTATGGTGGCAATGGAGTGTGCGTCTGCACTGAAACGCTCGCGTGCGGACATGGCGGCGCAGAGTGACTAA
- a CDS encoding diguanylate phosphodiesterase, with translation MSKNLTSNHSDSLSKYTIAIQPIVDAQLHHIADELLYRANNSIESATVIDDVQATARACAVAVYEIGLDDLCGPRSLFINASEGWLINPDLTGLPSQRVVIEILENTPATKEVLYALKNLKQLGYKLALDDFVLDSQNQAFLPFCDIIKFDISNKIPEKLVKKLIEDGFTLLAERVETQEDFDYCKLLGFSLFQGYFYERPKSQVSSLARRSASQANQLQLLAILYRDNVKLSDISSLIARDPYLLHAIFKRANSAAKGTRQIQTKLIDCLQIIGLRELRTLVAIVMLAANSPASKLNLIKGLTRAFACEIMADHRNIDDQEGFITGLFSLMPTILDVSEEVVSREIKLGKTIEEAINKRSGSLGQLLDDVESAEKQLSPLDFPDNIMIQAAAKARALVDCHTG, from the coding sequence ATGAGCAAAAATCTTACTTCTAACCATTCAGACTCACTTTCAAAATATACGATCGCCATCCAGCCTATCGTGGATGCACAGCTCCATCACATAGCCGATGAGCTCCTTTACCGTGCTAATAATTCCATTGAGTCTGCCACCGTCATTGACGATGTACAAGCTACCGCTCGAGCCTGCGCTGTAGCCGTTTACGAAATTGGACTAGATGATTTATGCGGCCCAAGAAGCTTATTTATCAACGCTTCAGAAGGCTGGTTAATAAATCCAGACCTTACAGGCCTACCTAGCCAGCGTGTCGTAATTGAAATTTTGGAAAATACACCGGCCACTAAAGAAGTACTATATGCTTTAAAAAATCTTAAACAGCTGGGCTACAAGCTTGCCTTAGATGACTTTGTCCTGGATAGCCAGAATCAAGCCTTTTTACCCTTTTGCGATATTATCAAATTCGATATTTCCAACAAAATTCCTGAGAAACTGGTTAAAAAGCTAATTGAGGATGGGTTTACACTGCTGGCAGAGAGAGTAGAAACACAGGAAGATTTTGACTATTGTAAGCTGTTAGGTTTTTCTCTCTTCCAAGGCTATTTTTACGAACGACCAAAGAGTCAAGTCTCTAGTTTGGCGCGACGTTCTGCTTCTCAGGCGAATCAGCTGCAACTTCTGGCTATTTTATATCGTGACAATGTAAAACTCTCCGATATTAGCTCTTTAATAGCGAGAGACCCTTATCTTCTACACGCAATTTTCAAGCGCGCTAACTCGGCAGCTAAGGGTACGCGACAGATTCAAACAAAACTAATTGACTGTCTACAAATTATTGGGCTTCGAGAATTACGCACCCTCGTTGCCATCGTTATGCTTGCTGCTAACAGTCCTGCTAGTAAGTTAAATCTTATAAAGGGGCTAACTCGTGCTTTTGCTTGTGAAATCATGGCCGACCACCGAAATATTGATGATCAAGAAGGCTTTATCACCGGGCTGTTTTCGCTGATGCCTACTATTCTCGACGTAAGCGAAGAAGTGGTTTCAAGAGAAATAAAGCTAGGTAAGACTATAGAAGAAGCGATAAATAAGCGCTCTGGCTCATTGGGTCAGTTACTTGATGATGTAGAGTCCGCAGAAAAACAACTCTCACCGCTAGACTTTCCAGACAACATCATGATTCAAGCAGCAGCAAAAGCACGCGCGTTAGTAGATTGCCATACTGGCTAG
- a CDS encoding signal transduction protein has protein sequence MRVVYQASPWRSLIDKDGQLNRSAITAPLDDIFSRLFAPHLTLADSHACQLPLVEALVRYDIPAWRISQIIGDHNAWLYRQAIALSLNEMHAQGWGEPPVDYCVVMLGSAARYESLLSPDQDNALIIDDYPDARHVEIDGYFQALGERFTQRLDEAGIPLCRGHIMARWPMWRKRISEWRLQLEIWSADRRVKRVQQTNILLDFTPVAGNSALAEQLAESVAKTLPQASLFMDEMSVLLDELPVALDRFGRVAASPSSEAPHRHAINLKRQGLLPLISAVRLLSVRHRRQEIGTRERLVALSHATDTLSLEQSDLLIAAFERFQQCLLDQQRYDISRGQAADGWVDLRRLREDEKLLLKFDLQQVKRLVALAKNTSFS, from the coding sequence ATGCGTGTTGTATATCAAGCCTCGCCATGGCGCTCCTTAATAGATAAAGATGGCCAGCTAAACAGGTCGGCTATCACGGCGCCGTTAGACGACATTTTTTCCAGACTCTTTGCGCCACACCTTACGTTGGCGGATTCCCATGCCTGTCAACTGCCACTCGTTGAGGCGCTGGTGCGCTATGACATTCCCGCATGGCGCATTAGTCAGATTATTGGCGACCATAATGCGTGGCTTTACCGTCAGGCAATAGCGCTATCGCTCAATGAAATGCATGCCCAGGGGTGGGGAGAGCCTCCCGTTGATTACTGCGTGGTAATGTTAGGGTCAGCTGCCCGGTATGAAAGCCTCCTCAGCCCAGACCAGGATAATGCGTTAATCATTGATGACTATCCGGATGCCCGCCATGTGGAAATCGATGGCTACTTTCAAGCCCTGGGTGAGCGCTTCACCCAGCGTCTTGATGAGGCGGGGATACCTCTGTGTCGAGGGCATATAATGGCTCGCTGGCCGATGTGGCGAAAACGGATCAGCGAGTGGCGCTTGCAACTGGAGATATGGAGCGCTGATCGGCGTGTTAAACGCGTTCAGCAAACCAATATTTTGCTTGATTTTACGCCAGTGGCAGGCAACTCAGCCCTTGCTGAGCAGTTGGCGGAGAGTGTTGCTAAAACGCTTCCCCAAGCATCGCTGTTTATGGATGAAATGTCGGTATTGCTTGATGAGCTGCCGGTTGCTTTAGACCGTTTCGGACGCGTTGCGGCTAGCCCAAGCTCGGAGGCACCCCACCGTCATGCCATTAATCTTAAACGGCAGGGATTACTTCCATTGATCAGCGCTGTGCGCTTGCTCAGCGTAAGGCATCGGCGGCAGGAAATAGGCACCCGGGAGCGCTTGGTCGCGCTTAGCCATGCAACTGATACCTTGAGTTTAGAGCAATCAGACTTGCTGATAGCAGCTTTTGAGCGTTTTCAACAGTGCCTGCTGGATCAGCAGCGTTATGACATATCACGCGGCCAGGCTGCAGATGGCTGGGTTGATCTTCGCCGCTTACGTGAGGATGAGAAGTTGCTGTTGAAGTTTGATCTCCAGCAGGTCAAACGACTTGTTGCCTTAGCCAAAAATACTTCTTTTAGCTGA
- a CDS encoding histidine kinase, translating to MRTDPIILGTAFGYLALLFVVAAWGDRRAEQGRSLIGSPTVYALSIAVYCTAWTFYGSVGRAAEHGPSFLLIYLGPTLAMLLAPSVIRKMVRIAARQRITSIADFISARYGKNTTLGALVALMALISITPYIALQLKAITVSHAVLINYPHTADTTLVDERFWMDKSLWVALVLAVFIILFGTRHLDASERHEGMVAAIALESLVKLVAFMAVGIFVVFVMFEGPAALFAEVAATPALMNSMSLDSVPGGATGWVGMLALAFLAFLTLPRQFQVLVVENVDEQHLARASWLFPLYMLLINLFVIPIALAGLLLGVSAGDPDSFVLTLPLSAGLEGLPLLVFIGGLSAATGMVIVETIALSTMVSNQLVMPLLLRSKRLHLSTKGELAGWLLGIRRIAIVLILLLGYLYHALIGDSYSLVTIGLVSFAGAAQFAPALLIGLYWRGATRQGATLGLIAGFLVWCYTLLLPGFAQSGWLSATLLTEGPWGIAWLIPYSLFGLENWDIYSHSLLWSMLANVGLLVGVSLFTRPSPLEQTQAALFTEAMHPNLQTTSLWRGQTTQGALKELLVRYLGEQTTQRVFRHSGNKLLFAPDETAPPELITRAEQALAGALGSASARVLINSVVRGEALDIESVLRILDTTSQTIEYNRRLEQKSQELAQIGEELRSANERLRELDRLKDEFVAMVSHELRTPLTSIRAFAEILRDSDQLPDEKRKHFLGVIVHESQRLSRLIEEILDLARLESGRLTLNPEPLDLAALARHSINAIAHLHEEHGIVLDVSIEADPAIVIGDHDRLEQVIINLLDNAGKFADRQHPKVRLALYHHRRHFRLSVEDNGPGIGIEERERVFEKFHQIQRDGELPKGRPKGSGLGLPISRGIIAHLGGRLWVEDAKQLGGACLTLELPAAPVND from the coding sequence ATGCGTACAGACCCTATTATTCTCGGCACCGCGTTTGGCTATTTGGCGCTACTGTTTGTGGTAGCCGCCTGGGGCGATCGGCGCGCCGAACAGGGCCGCTCACTGATTGGCTCGCCCACGGTTTATGCGCTCTCTATTGCTGTGTACTGTACGGCCTGGACGTTCTACGGCAGCGTAGGCCGAGCGGCGGAACATGGCCCCAGCTTTTTACTGATCTACCTTGGCCCTACCCTGGCAATGCTGTTGGCCCCCTCGGTCATTCGCAAAATGGTTCGCATAGCGGCACGGCAGCGAATCACCTCCATTGCCGACTTTATCAGCGCCCGCTACGGTAAAAACACCACGCTCGGCGCCCTGGTAGCGCTAATGGCGCTAATTAGCATTACGCCTTACATTGCCTTGCAGTTAAAAGCCATCACCGTTAGCCATGCGGTATTGATCAACTATCCTCACACCGCCGACACCACCCTGGTCGATGAACGGTTTTGGATGGATAAATCTCTTTGGGTCGCGTTGGTATTGGCCGTTTTTATTATTCTATTCGGCACCCGCCACTTGGATGCCAGCGAGCGCCATGAAGGCATGGTGGCCGCTATCGCTTTAGAGTCCCTGGTGAAACTGGTGGCGTTTATGGCCGTTGGGATATTTGTGGTTTTCGTCATGTTTGAAGGACCGGCGGCACTATTTGCTGAAGTGGCTGCCACCCCTGCCCTGATGAACAGCATGAGTTTAGATAGCGTGCCGGGGGGAGCAACCGGCTGGGTCGGCATGCTAGCTCTCGCCTTTCTAGCTTTCTTAACACTGCCGCGCCAGTTCCAGGTATTGGTAGTAGAGAATGTCGATGAGCAACACTTGGCCCGGGCAAGCTGGCTATTCCCGCTTTATATGCTGCTAATTAACCTATTCGTGATCCCCATCGCCCTCGCAGGTCTTCTGCTGGGCGTAAGCGCAGGGGACCCTGACAGTTTTGTACTCACCCTGCCCCTTTCAGCAGGGTTAGAAGGCTTGCCACTGCTTGTTTTTATCGGCGGACTTTCTGCAGCCACAGGCATGGTAATTGTCGAAACCATTGCGCTCTCAACCATGGTGAGCAACCAGCTGGTTATGCCGTTGCTCTTGCGCTCCAAGCGACTTCATTTGAGCACCAAAGGGGAACTTGCCGGCTGGCTACTGGGTATTCGACGTATCGCCATCGTGCTTATTCTGCTGCTTGGGTATCTCTACCATGCACTGATCGGCGACTCCTACAGCTTAGTCACTATTGGTCTAGTGTCATTTGCAGGTGCGGCTCAGTTTGCCCCTGCGTTATTGATAGGCCTTTACTGGCGTGGCGCCACGCGCCAAGGGGCTACTCTTGGTTTAATCGCCGGTTTTCTCGTGTGGTGTTACACCCTTTTGCTGCCAGGCTTTGCTCAGTCAGGCTGGCTAAGCGCTACGCTATTAACCGAAGGGCCATGGGGCATTGCCTGGCTTATACCTTACAGCCTGTTTGGGCTGGAAAACTGGGATATTTACAGCCACTCGTTGCTGTGGAGCATGCTCGCCAACGTGGGGCTTCTGGTGGGTGTTTCTCTATTTACCCGCCCCTCCCCCTTAGAACAGACCCAAGCAGCGCTATTCACTGAGGCGATGCACCCCAATTTACAAACCACCTCGCTGTGGCGTGGGCAAACCACTCAAGGGGCGTTAAAAGAGTTACTGGTTCGCTATTTAGGCGAGCAAACCACCCAGCGAGTATTCCGCCACAGCGGCAACAAACTCCTCTTTGCGCCTGATGAGACTGCCCCGCCCGAGTTAATTACCCGGGCAGAGCAGGCCCTTGCAGGGGCTCTTGGCAGTGCATCAGCACGGGTTTTGATCAACTCAGTGGTACGCGGTGAAGCGTTGGATATCGAATCTGTTCTGAGGATTCTCGACACCACTTCTCAAACCATTGAGTACAACCGGCGACTGGAACAGAAATCCCAAGAGTTAGCGCAAATTGGCGAAGAGCTGCGCAGCGCTAACGAGCGGCTGCGCGAACTGGACCGGTTAAAAGATGAATTTGTAGCCATGGTCAGCCACGAGCTGCGAACACCGTTAACGTCTATCCGCGCTTTTGCTGAAATCTTACGCGATAGTGACCAACTGCCCGACGAGAAGCGCAAGCATTTTCTTGGTGTTATCGTTCACGAGAGCCAGCGGTTATCCCGCTTGATTGAAGAGATATTAGACTTGGCTCGCCTTGAGAGCGGTCGCTTAACACTGAACCCAGAGCCTCTTGATTTAGCGGCGCTGGCCCGCCACAGCATTAATGCAATTGCCCATCTGCATGAAGAGCACGGCATCGTTTTAGACGTTTCGATTGAGGCCGACCCCGCAATAGTGATTGGCGACCACGACCGGTTAGAACAGGTGATTATTAACCTGTTAGATAATGCGGGTAAATTCGCCGACCGCCAACATCCCAAGGTACGCTTGGCACTCTACCACCACCGCCGACATTTCCGCTTAAGCGTTGAGGATAATGGCCCGGGTATTGGCATCGAGGAGCGAGAGCGAGTATTTGAGAAATTCCACCAAATACAACGAGATGGCGAACTCCCGAAAGGTAGGCCCAAAGGTAGTGGCTTAGGCTTACCCATTAGCCGAGGTATTATCGCTCATCTTGGCGGGCGGCTCTGGGTTGAGGACGCTAAACAGCTAGGCGGTGCTTGTTTAACACTGGAATTACCCGCCGCCCCAGTTAATGACTAG
- a CDS encoding DNA polymerase III subunit epsilon, with amino-acid sequence MTKGGLPKRQRLIGLWLILSGISLLGGAIFAAWLDAQLAPTGLTRLALWLGSFSGGATIFLVGLLLERMLFTPLRHLQVQLARLVANPDARDEHPPEGWLKALAPDLRRVRESWRIDRSRLATAHAEGARSAARIRQELETLLQVLETPLLLCDHHRRLMLFNQAAEDFFEGNTGLGLGKRLEALLPVGSLQNALSQLPSDGSPRELLTPCDNRWLKVILRRVPGSDGETLLTFSDATASWSSEMGVRAELASMLTPLRQHTASLTSAADALTQLRHQNDTDTSLLRQRFERVIHEEGTTLGDNVAKIGQLLDDLQHQGERLTPMWSNDFWQALDERLDPEHRLITPVGMPAWFKGDAPALIALFDSLVKQLSAHLPDSGFEGEICLGNKRVYLDLIWQGKALPEHELAAWQHQPIASLPLTPKVADVLRQHASDIWSLADDDGLHARLRMPLPAIERVGAPREPAPPRPEFHDFGIADLPPPDEALANRSLRSLDVVAFDTETTGLELRRGDTVISLGACRVVNARLLASDVFDQKVDPKRPIPPASTAIHGLTDADVAGAPPLDIVLTHFRDYIGEAVLLAHNAAFDLLAISHKGVAFDNPVIDTLLISRALDEALDGHDLDSLAKRYDLAFPPGTRHTALGDARVTAELWLALLPRLEARGIDTLEQLLTLQANAFDRQDASAS; translated from the coding sequence ATGACAAAAGGCGGGCTGCCTAAACGCCAACGCCTGATTGGCTTATGGCTTATTCTCAGCGGCATTAGCCTGCTTGGCGGCGCTATTTTTGCCGCTTGGCTAGATGCTCAACTTGCACCGACGGGCTTAACACGGCTGGCGTTGTGGCTGGGCAGCTTTTCCGGCGGCGCCACGATTTTTCTGGTGGGTTTACTCCTGGAACGCATGCTATTTACCCCACTTCGTCACCTTCAAGTGCAGCTGGCCCGCTTAGTCGCCAACCCCGACGCCCGGGATGAGCACCCGCCAGAAGGTTGGCTTAAAGCGCTAGCCCCCGACCTACGCCGCGTGCGTGAAAGTTGGCGTATTGACCGCAGCCGCCTTGCCACTGCCCATGCTGAAGGTGCAAGAAGCGCGGCGCGCATTCGCCAGGAACTTGAAACTCTTCTACAGGTTCTTGAAACGCCGCTGCTACTGTGTGACCACCATCGTCGACTGATGCTATTTAACCAAGCAGCCGAAGACTTTTTTGAAGGCAACACAGGACTAGGCTTAGGCAAACGGCTGGAAGCCCTGCTGCCCGTAGGCAGCCTACAGAATGCACTTAGCCAGTTGCCCAGCGATGGCTCGCCTAGAGAATTGCTCACCCCCTGTGATAATCGCTGGCTAAAAGTAATTCTGCGACGCGTACCCGGTAGCGACGGTGAAACTCTGCTGACCTTTAGCGATGCCACGGCGTCGTGGTCCAGCGAAATGGGCGTACGCGCAGAGCTAGCCAGCATGCTAACGCCGCTACGCCAGCACACCGCCAGCCTCACCAGTGCCGCTGATGCCCTGACTCAACTACGCCATCAAAACGATACAGATACGTCACTGCTGCGCCAGCGCTTCGAGCGGGTTATTCACGAAGAGGGCACTACGCTAGGTGACAACGTGGCCAAAATTGGCCAACTGCTGGATGATTTACAGCATCAGGGCGAGCGATTAACCCCGATGTGGTCGAACGACTTCTGGCAAGCCTTAGATGAACGCTTAGACCCAGAGCATCGACTAATCACGCCAGTAGGCATGCCCGCCTGGTTTAAAGGGGATGCCCCGGCACTCATCGCCCTGTTTGATTCACTGGTAAAGCAGCTAAGTGCTCACCTCCCCGACAGCGGCTTTGAGGGTGAAATATGCTTGGGCAATAAGCGGGTCTATCTAGACCTTATTTGGCAAGGCAAAGCGTTACCCGAACATGAACTCGCCGCATGGCAACATCAACCTATCGCCAGCCTACCGCTAACACCCAAAGTGGCCGATGTACTGCGCCAACACGCGAGCGATATCTGGAGCCTAGCCGATGATGATGGCTTACATGCTCGGCTGCGGATGCCTCTCCCCGCCATTGAGCGGGTAGGTGCCCCACGAGAGCCTGCCCCACCGCGACCTGAGTTTCACGACTTTGGTATCGCTGATCTGCCCCCTCCCGATGAAGCATTGGCCAACCGCTCGCTTCGCAGCTTAGACGTGGTTGCCTTTGATACTGAAACTACCGGGCTTGAACTACGCCGTGGCGATACGGTAATCAGCCTTGGGGCCTGCCGAGTGGTCAACGCACGTCTGCTAGCCAGCGATGTGTTTGACCAAAAGGTGGATCCCAAACGGCCTATTCCTCCAGCGAGTACCGCTATTCACGGCCTCACAGATGCCGATGTCGCCGGCGCGCCGCCGCTGGATATTGTACTTACCCATTTTCGCGACTACATCGGGGAGGCTGTGCTACTGGCCCATAACGCTGCCTTTGACCTTTTAGCCATTAGCCATAAAGGAGTCGCGTTTGATAACCCGGTGATCGACACTTTACTCATCTCTCGGGCGCTAGACGAAGCGCTAGACGGGCACGACCTGGATAGCCTTGCCAAGCGTTACGACCTAGCTTTCCCACCCGGTACCCGCCACACTGCATTAGGTGATGCCAGGGTCACCGCCGAGCTATGGCTAGCGCTGCTACCACGCTTGGAAGCCCGCGGCATTGATACGCTGGAGCAGCTGCTAACGCTGCAAGCCAATGCGTTTGACCGACAGGATGCTAGTGCCTCATGA